A genomic segment from Streptomyces antibioticus encodes:
- a CDS encoding ABC transporter permease — MSGLRSFVARRLLLGAVQTGTVVVLVFALTEALPGDAAVALAGDQPDPARIEAIRETMRLDRPAYERLADWAAGLVRGDFGTSLVSGRPVGHYIADGFGPTLVLAALTVALLIPAGFGLGVLAARREGRRTDRWISSVTLAVYAVPEFALGTLLVTVLALRLGWLPPTAVGYGTDLLAHPSALVLPVLVLASRPVCSLSRLVRAGMIDALGSPYVAQARRYGVSAARVTWTHALPGALAPAAQHLARTIDWLLCGVIVVEALYAIPGLGTVLLDAVAERDMPVVQGLAVVFGTVTVVLNLGTDLVLRRLAPRAGVAA; from the coding sequence GTGAGCGGACTGCGCTCCTTCGTCGCCCGGCGGCTGCTCCTCGGTGCCGTGCAGACCGGGACGGTGGTCGTCCTGGTCTTCGCGCTCACCGAGGCGCTGCCGGGCGACGCCGCCGTCGCGCTGGCCGGCGACCAGCCCGACCCGGCCCGGATCGAGGCCATCCGCGAGACCATGCGGCTCGACCGGCCCGCGTACGAGCGGCTGGCCGACTGGGCGGCGGGCCTGGTCCGCGGCGACTTCGGCACCTCGCTGGTGTCGGGCCGCCCGGTCGGCCACTACATCGCCGACGGCTTCGGCCCGACGCTCGTGCTGGCCGCGCTCACCGTGGCCCTGCTGATCCCGGCGGGCTTCGGCCTCGGTGTGCTCGCCGCCCGCCGCGAAGGGCGGCGCACCGACCGGTGGATCAGCTCGGTCACGCTCGCCGTGTACGCGGTGCCCGAATTCGCCCTGGGCACCCTGCTGGTGACCGTCCTCGCGCTCCGGCTGGGCTGGCTGCCGCCGACCGCCGTCGGCTACGGCACCGACCTGCTCGCCCATCCGTCGGCGCTCGTCCTGCCCGTGCTGGTCCTCGCGTCCCGCCCGGTCTGCTCGCTCTCCCGGCTGGTGCGGGCCGGCATGATCGACGCGCTCGGCTCCCCCTACGTGGCCCAGGCCCGCCGCTACGGCGTCTCCGCGGCGCGCGTCACCTGGACCCACGCCCTGCCGGGCGCCCTCGCCCCGGCCGCCCAGCATCTCGCGCGCACGATCGACTGGCTGCTGTGCGGTGTCATCGTCGTGGAGGCCCTGTACGCGATCCCCGGGCTCGGCACGGTGCTGCTCGACGCGGTCGCCGAACGCGACATGCCGGTGGTCCAGGGCCTCGCCGTGGTGTTCGGCACCGTGACCGTCGTACTGAACCTGGGCACGGACCTCGTCCTGCGCCGGCTCGCGCCCCGGGCGGGGGTGGCCGCGTGA
- a CDS encoding ABC transporter substrate-binding protein, protein MYDERLPGLRRRGFLAATGAASLGALALAGCAGSDDAGTDKKSKGDGAPRRGGRLRAAFAGGGAGETLDPHKASLFADAARAKALYDKLADYGADLSAQPRLAEKWEPNASLDRWQVTLREATFHDGRPVTAADVLHSYRRIADPRQAFRAKASLEPIDLDASRATGKRGIEFVLKRPTAEFPNVLAAFGAYIIPEGASDFDRKPIGSGPFRFASFTPGRSASFRRFDDYWEGAPHLDELEFVVANEESARVNALLGGQVEYAHELDPTTARAHEGKGRIEIVRLRNSAMQAFCMKTDRPPFDDPSVRQAFFLIADRRELVDGALSGAGVIGNDLFGKGYEYYADGLPQREQDLDRARALLKRAGAEKLTVTLDTSSVAAGFTEAAGIFRDQAAKAGVTVNVRMGSKDSYWADILDNGTLCCYRSGAMPIESHISQRLLTDSTTNATKWKHKDFDALYQQAQSTRDATDRAAVYGRMQRRLYTEGGFLIWGFADWIIGTSKSVKGVVAEAPANTLDWARFDKVWLA, encoded by the coding sequence ATGTACGACGAACGTCTCCCCGGCCTGCGCCGACGCGGCTTCCTCGCCGCCACCGGTGCCGCCTCCCTCGGCGCGCTCGCCCTCGCCGGCTGCGCCGGATCCGACGACGCGGGCACCGACAAGAAGAGCAAGGGCGACGGCGCTCCCCGGCGCGGCGGGCGGCTGCGCGCCGCGTTCGCGGGCGGGGGCGCCGGTGAGACCCTCGACCCGCACAAGGCGTCCCTCTTCGCCGACGCGGCCCGCGCCAAGGCGCTCTACGACAAACTCGCCGACTACGGCGCCGACCTGTCCGCCCAGCCTCGGCTCGCGGAGAAGTGGGAGCCCAACGCGTCCCTGGACCGCTGGCAGGTGACCCTGCGCGAGGCGACGTTCCACGACGGGCGGCCGGTCACCGCCGCCGACGTCCTGCACAGCTACCGCCGTATCGCCGACCCCCGGCAGGCGTTCCGCGCCAAGGCGTCCCTGGAGCCCATCGACCTCGACGCCAGCCGCGCCACCGGCAAGCGCGGCATCGAGTTCGTCCTCAAGCGGCCCACGGCCGAATTCCCCAACGTCCTGGCCGCGTTCGGCGCCTACATCATCCCCGAGGGCGCCTCCGACTTCGACAGGAAGCCGATCGGCTCCGGCCCCTTCCGGTTCGCCTCCTTCACCCCCGGCCGCTCCGCCTCCTTCCGCCGCTTCGACGACTACTGGGAGGGCGCCCCGCACCTGGACGAACTGGAGTTCGTGGTCGCCAACGAGGAGTCCGCCCGCGTCAACGCCCTCCTGGGCGGCCAGGTCGAGTACGCCCATGAACTCGATCCGACGACGGCACGCGCCCACGAGGGCAAGGGGCGTATCGAGATCGTGCGGCTGCGCAACAGCGCCATGCAGGCGTTCTGCATGAAGACCGACCGGCCGCCCTTCGACGACCCGTCGGTGCGCCAGGCGTTCTTCCTCATCGCCGACCGGCGGGAACTGGTCGACGGCGCCCTGTCCGGCGCGGGTGTCATCGGCAACGACCTGTTCGGCAAGGGCTACGAGTACTACGCCGACGGCCTCCCCCAGCGCGAACAGGACCTCGACCGGGCCCGCGCCCTGCTCAAGCGGGCCGGCGCCGAGAAGCTCACGGTCACCCTCGACACCTCGTCCGTCGCCGCCGGATTCACCGAGGCCGCCGGGATCTTCCGCGACCAGGCCGCGAAGGCCGGCGTCACCGTGAACGTGCGGATGGGCAGCAAGGACTCCTACTGGGCCGACATCCTCGACAACGGCACCCTGTGCTGCTACCGCTCCGGCGCCATGCCCATCGAGTCCCACATCTCCCAACGGCTGCTCACCGACTCCACGACCAACGCCACCAAGTGGAAGCACAAGGACTTCGACGCCCTCTACCAGCAGGCCCAGTCCACCCGCGACGCCACCGACCGCGCCGCCGTGTACGGGCGCATGCAGCGCCGACTGTACACCGAGGGCGGATTCCTGATCTGGGGCTTCGCCGACTGGATCATCGGAACGTCCAAGTCGGTGAAGGGAGTTGTGGCCGAGGCGCCCGCCAACACCCTGGACTGGGCGCGCTTCGACAAGGTGTGGCTGGCGTGA
- a CDS encoding class I SAM-dependent methyltransferase, whose product MASTAALNLLTDHPALYEARFPAPDRLAARWTEDCLRRHRAGARVLDIGCGTGRDAARLHAVGRRVTGADLSEAMLAHARAHHPGPVYVHADLRGFDLGRGEFDAVVCLDSSLLYCHTNAQLDAFLSSCRQALAPGGLLVAEMRNGAYFLGRTDLLDAPAVDTFTWQGSVYRSTTTLTVDRTAQLLRRTRVWTVDDGPEPVEQRSVWRLLFPQELRHLLGAHGFDVLELHDGPGPRTEPPWREGLLPGATADADRLHVVARLSPAR is encoded by the coding sequence ATGGCCTCCACCGCCGCCCTCAACCTGCTCACCGACCACCCGGCCCTGTACGAGGCGCGGTTCCCCGCTCCCGACCGGCTCGCCGCACGCTGGACCGAGGACTGTCTGCGCCGGCATCGCGCCGGGGCGCGGGTGCTCGACATCGGCTGCGGCACCGGACGCGACGCCGCCCGTCTCCACGCCGTGGGGCGCCGGGTGACCGGCGCCGATCTGTCCGAGGCGATGCTCGCGCACGCCCGCGCCCATCATCCGGGGCCGGTGTACGTCCACGCCGATCTGCGCGGATTCGACCTGGGCCGGGGTGAGTTCGACGCCGTGGTGTGCCTGGACAGCTCCCTGCTGTACTGCCACACCAACGCCCAGCTCGACGCGTTCCTGTCCTCCTGCCGACAGGCACTGGCCCCCGGCGGTCTGCTGGTCGCCGAGATGCGCAACGGCGCCTACTTCCTCGGCCGCACCGACCTGTTGGACGCGCCCGCCGTCGACACGTTCACCTGGCAGGGCTCGGTCTACCGCTCCACGACCACGCTCACCGTGGACCGCACGGCCCAACTCCTGCGCCGTACGCGCGTATGGACCGTGGACGACGGTCCCGAGCCGGTCGAGCAGCGGTCCGTGTGGCGGCTGCTGTTCCCGCAGGAGCTGCGCCATCTGCTCGGGGCGCACGGCTTCGACGTCCTCGAACTCCACGACGGGCCCGGCCCGCGCACCGAACCGCCTTGGCGGGAAGGGCTGTTGCCCGGCGCCACCGCGGACGCGGACCGGCTGCACGTCGTCGCGCGCCTCTCCCCCGCCCGCTGA
- a CDS encoding MFS transporter: MRTWREARGFPLAVQLLLVNQLGVNTGFYLLIPYLATHLGENLGLSAAVVGVVLGVRNLSQQGLFLIGGSASDRLGARGVIIAGCALRTVGFALFAFGDDLAVLLAASVLSGLAGALFNPAVRAYLSQEAGEREAEAFALFNVFATTGALIGPLLGSVLLLVDFRASALTAAAVFAVLTVAQALVLPARAVRPNRSTLRADWREVLGNRAFLSFALAMVGLFTLESQLYLLLPDGARHATGWDGAAGLVFVVGTVTNIALQLRVTRALKARGNRARWIATGLALMALAFLPPAVVAGGSDGPAGPADAVLRALPVLLGALLLHLGVMVAQPFVMELVPRFGRAELTGTYFGVFYMVSGIAAAVGNAFVGWVMDLGDRGGAGWLPWVGCALVGGASALGVAWLHRLGSLPAPAKPAVATAV, from the coding sequence ATGAGGACGTGGCGTGAGGCGCGCGGGTTTCCGCTCGCGGTCCAGCTCCTGCTGGTCAACCAGCTCGGTGTGAACACCGGTTTCTATCTCCTCATCCCCTATCTGGCCACCCATCTCGGCGAGAACCTGGGCCTGTCGGCGGCCGTCGTCGGCGTCGTCCTCGGGGTGCGCAACCTCAGCCAGCAGGGGCTGTTCCTCATCGGCGGCTCGGCCTCCGACCGGCTCGGCGCGCGCGGCGTCATCATCGCCGGGTGTGCCCTGCGCACCGTCGGGTTCGCCCTGTTCGCGTTCGGCGACGACCTGGCCGTCCTGCTCGCCGCGTCGGTGCTCAGCGGACTCGCCGGGGCGCTGTTCAACCCCGCCGTGCGCGCCTACCTCTCCCAGGAGGCGGGCGAGCGGGAGGCCGAGGCGTTCGCCCTGTTCAACGTGTTCGCCACCACCGGTGCCCTGATCGGACCGCTGCTGGGCAGCGTGCTGCTGCTGGTGGACTTCCGGGCGTCGGCGCTCACCGCCGCGGCGGTCTTCGCCGTGCTGACCGTGGCGCAGGCGCTGGTGCTGCCCGCCCGCGCGGTCCGGCCGAACCGGAGCACACTGCGCGCGGACTGGCGTGAGGTGCTGGGCAACCGTGCCTTCCTGTCGTTCGCGCTGGCCATGGTCGGTCTGTTCACCCTGGAGAGCCAGCTCTATCTGCTGCTGCCCGACGGGGCGCGGCACGCCACCGGCTGGGACGGGGCGGCCGGGCTCGTCTTCGTCGTCGGCACGGTCACCAACATCGCGCTGCAACTGCGCGTCACCCGAGCCCTCAAGGCACGCGGGAACAGGGCACGTTGGATCGCGACCGGCCTGGCGCTCATGGCGCTGGCGTTCCTGCCGCCCGCCGTGGTGGCCGGCGGCTCCGACGGCCCGGCGGGTCCGGCCGACGCGGTGCTGCGCGCCCTGCCCGTCCTGCTCGGCGCGCTGCTGCTCCACCTGGGGGTGATGGTCGCCCAGCCGTTCGTGATGGAACTCGTGCCCCGCTTCGGCCGGGCCGAGCTGACGGGCACGTACTTCGGCGTGTTCTACATGGTCTCCGGGATCGCCGCCGCCGTCGGCAACGCCTTCGTCGGCTGGGTGATGGACCTCGGGGACCGGGGCGGGGCGGGCTGGCTGCCGTGGGTGGGCTGTGCGCTGGTGGGGGGCGCGTCCGCGCTGGGCGTGGCCTGGCTCCACCGGCTCGGATCGCTGCCGGCACCGGCGAAGCCCGCCGTGGCCACCGCCGTCTGA
- a CDS encoding dipeptide epimerase yields MKARLRTVRLDLAEPLRISRSTMTSRDAIWLAVEHDGVTGHGEAVTSVYYGLGTASLERLLGAAGAGLARFPDPESALEALWAGELSGRGAPPAVTAAVEAALLDLVGRRAGRPVHRLLGAVRPPVAATARTIGITSLARAAAQARALTASGFGILKVKAGSSDPEDDVERVRVVRDAAPRARLLLDPNGAWTAARSEALLPRFADLGVEAVEQPLAPGDPEALAALAERAPLPVIADEDAVSLADVRRLAGRVQGVNVKLAKCGGVRAALRIAEVLDGSGTALMLGCLTASSLGLAPAVHLADRARWADLDGHLLLARDPWSGIGGEDGFVRASDRPGLGVEEVGADEDVA; encoded by the coding sequence GTGAAGGCCCGTCTGCGCACCGTACGGCTCGATCTCGCCGAGCCGCTGCGCATCTCCCGCTCCACCATGACCTCCCGTGACGCGATATGGCTGGCCGTCGAGCACGACGGTGTCACCGGCCACGGCGAGGCCGTCACCAGCGTCTACTACGGGCTCGGCACCGCGTCGCTGGAACGGCTTCTCGGCGCCGCCGGTGCCGGTCTGGCCCGCTTCCCCGATCCCGAGAGCGCCCTGGAGGCGCTCTGGGCGGGCGAGTTGAGCGGTCGAGGTGCTCCGCCGGCCGTGACGGCCGCCGTGGAGGCCGCACTGCTCGATCTCGTCGGCAGGCGCGCGGGCCGCCCGGTCCACCGGCTGCTGGGTGCCGTACGGCCGCCGGTCGCGGCCACCGCCCGGACCATCGGCATCACCTCGCTCGCCCGCGCCGCCGCCCAGGCGCGTGCGCTCACGGCGAGCGGCTTCGGGATCCTCAAGGTCAAGGCGGGGAGTTCCGATCCGGAGGACGACGTCGAGCGCGTCCGGGTCGTCCGGGACGCGGCGCCCCGGGCCCGGCTGCTGCTCGACCCCAACGGGGCCTGGACGGCGGCGCGATCCGAGGCGCTGCTGCCCCGGTTCGCCGACCTCGGTGTGGAGGCCGTGGAGCAGCCCCTCGCGCCCGGAGATCCGGAGGCGCTGGCCGCGCTGGCCGAGCGTGCGCCGCTGCCCGTGATCGCCGACGAGGACGCCGTGAGCCTGGCGGACGTGCGCCGGCTGGCCGGGCGGGTGCAGGGCGTCAACGTCAAACTAGCCAAGTGCGGGGGCGTGCGCGCGGCCCTGCGGATCGCCGAGGTGCTCGACGGCAGCGGCACCGCGCTGATGCTGGGCTGCCTGACCGCCAGCAGTCTCGGACTGGCTCCCGCCGTCCACCTCGCCGACCGGGCCCGCTGGGCGGACCTCGACGGACATCTGCTGCTGGCCCGCGACCCGTGGTCGGGGATCGGCGGCGAGGACGGCTTCGTCCGGGCAAGTGACCGGCCCGGCCTGGGAGTCGAGGAGGTGGGGGCCGATGAGGACGTGGCGTGA
- a CDS encoding PLP-dependent cysteine synthase family protein, protein MTTTALCRAARPELLALLGGTPLVRVTVDLPGPHPGFWAKLEGLAAGGMKARAAVSMLLGARERGELRPGAPVVESTSGTLGVGLAFAGQALGHPVVLVGDSELEPSMRQLLRAHGVRLEIVDRPAVRGGWQAARLERLRDLLAVLPDAYWPDQYNNPDNSAGYASLAAELVDRLDHLDILVCSVGTGGHSAGVIGPLRRRWPALRLIGVDATGSTIFGQPARPRLMRGLGSSIHPRNVAYDAFDEVHWVGPAEAVDSCRRLARGSFVSGGWSTGAAARVAAWAARVHPGAVVATVFPDGPHRYLGTVYDDDFASAHRLDPASAAARPVEIPYPGAAEATGWARCTRVTDPLSPPNPLSPLGDSPRPERTP, encoded by the coding sequence ATGACCACGACCGCTCTGTGCCGGGCGGCCCGCCCGGAGTTGCTCGCCCTGCTCGGCGGTACGCCGCTGGTCCGGGTCACGGTCGATCTGCCGGGCCCGCACCCGGGGTTCTGGGCCAAGCTGGAGGGCCTCGCGGCGGGCGGGATGAAGGCGCGGGCCGCGGTGTCGATGCTGCTGGGTGCCCGTGAGCGCGGTGAACTGCGGCCCGGGGCGCCGGTGGTGGAGTCCACGTCGGGCACGCTCGGGGTCGGGCTGGCCTTCGCCGGTCAGGCGCTCGGCCATCCCGTCGTCCTGGTCGGGGACAGTGAACTGGAGCCGTCCATGCGGCAGTTGCTGCGTGCTCATGGGGTACGGCTGGAGATCGTGGACCGTCCGGCGGTCCGGGGCGGCTGGCAGGCCGCGCGGCTCGAACGGCTGCGGGACCTGCTGGCCGTGCTGCCGGACGCGTACTGGCCGGACCAGTACAACAACCCCGACAACAGCGCCGGTTACGCCTCCCTGGCCGCCGAACTCGTCGACCGGCTGGACCACTTGGACATCCTGGTGTGCAGCGTGGGCACGGGCGGCCACAGCGCGGGGGTCATCGGCCCGCTGCGGCGGCGCTGGCCCGCGCTGCGGCTGATCGGGGTCGACGCGACCGGCTCCACCATCTTCGGCCAGCCCGCCCGGCCGAGGCTGATGCGCGGCCTGGGCAGCAGCATCCACCCGCGCAACGTGGCCTACGACGCCTTCGACGAGGTGCACTGGGTCGGCCCGGCCGAGGCCGTGGACAGTTGCCGCCGGCTGGCGCGCGGCAGTTTCGTCAGCGGCGGCTGGAGCACCGGCGCCGCCGCTCGCGTCGCCGCGTGGGCCGCCCGGGTCCACCCCGGCGCGGTCGTCGCCACCGTGTTCCCCGACGGCCCGCACCGCTACCTCGGCACCGTCTACGACGACGACTTCGCCTCGGCCCACCGTCTCGACCCGGCCTCGGCGGCCGCCCGGCCGGTCGAGATCCCGTACCCCGGCGCGGCCGAGGCGACCGGCTGGGCGCGCTGCACGCGCGTCACCGATCCGCTGAGTCCGCCGAATCCACTGAGCCCGCTGGGTGACTCGCCCCGTCCGGAAAGGACCCCGTGA
- a CDS encoding Rossmann-like domain-containing protein, whose translation MSDPTSAVDTARGARFAAYDELVASVRAGGLGPDPAGLRIAVAFTTRQAVRHEGRSGGYRNEVLSLRLGAAVGSCAVEPGALPERAVEECAGVDVARLLEHPLPAVRVAALDAYLMHLAPHTPGNGARPVPLPAGTSLEKSVARARAVVELLELPVGATVLVVGVVNSLLAELRGRGLGYVPCDLKGGRTEWGEEVVTDALTAAGRCDALLVSGMTLGNGTFEPLRRHAVRHGKQLVMFAQTGSAVLPRFLGHGVSAVCAEPYPFFWLDGGPGVVHRYGGPRADDGYGGACPEGSR comes from the coding sequence ATGAGCGATCCGACGAGCGCCGTCGACACGGCCCGCGGGGCGCGCTTCGCGGCGTACGACGAGCTGGTGGCGAGCGTGCGCGCCGGTGGACTCGGTCCGGATCCGGCCGGGCTGCGGATCGCCGTGGCGTTCACGACCCGGCAGGCGGTACGGCACGAGGGGCGGTCAGGGGGCTATCGCAACGAGGTCCTCAGTCTGCGGCTCGGGGCCGCCGTGGGCTCGTGCGCGGTCGAGCCCGGGGCGCTGCCGGAGCGTGCCGTCGAGGAGTGCGCGGGCGTGGACGTGGCGCGGCTGCTGGAGCATCCGCTGCCCGCGGTGCGTGTGGCCGCGCTGGACGCCTATCTGATGCACCTCGCCCCGCACACCCCGGGCAACGGGGCGCGGCCCGTTCCGCTGCCCGCCGGGACGTCGTTGGAGAAGTCCGTGGCCCGCGCGCGGGCGGTCGTGGAGCTGCTCGAACTGCCCGTGGGGGCGACCGTGCTGGTGGTGGGGGTCGTCAACTCCCTGCTGGCGGAGCTGCGTGGGCGGGGGCTCGGCTATGTGCCCTGCGATCTCAAGGGCGGCCGGACCGAGTGGGGCGAGGAGGTGGTGACCGACGCGCTCACGGCGGCCGGGCGCTGCGACGCGCTGCTCGTGTCGGGGATGACCCTGGGCAACGGCACCTTCGAGCCGCTGCGGCGGCACGCGGTGCGGCACGGCAAGCAGTTGGTGATGTTCGCGCAGACCGGGAGCGCCGTCCTGCCGCGTTTCCTCGGGCACGGGGTGAGCGCGGTGTGCGCGGAGCCGTATCCGTTCTTCTGGCTCGACGGCGGTCCGGGTGTCGTGCACCGCTACGGCGGTCCGCGTGCGGACGACGGATACGGCGGCGCGTGTCCGGAGGGTTCGCGATGA
- a CDS encoding ATP-grasp domain-containing protein, with protein sequence MAHLLMVESWVGSMSRLLPRAIREGGHEFTFLTRDLHHYLRSAPEGTAHPLLGARHVITADTNDTDALLPEIERLHAVLRFDGVLTSCDYYLPAVARIAARLGLPGAAPEAVEAACRKDATRRILAEAGVPGPRFAVHEEWADLSRAADGIGYPLVVKPVDLCGGMYVRRVDDEEQLAACVRELAAFPVNARGQRRAPAVLLEELLDGPEVSVETVSHAGTVQVVGVTDKSIGGAPAFIETGHMFPAALAADDAEAAGRTALAALEALGLTDGVVAHTEIKLTSAGPRVVEVNPRPAGNRITELVRHVTGVDLAAAFVEVSLGREPDLRGGDTGLRSAAVGFLVPETSGTVESLDDGGLGAAPGVLEVGLPGPGRQVSAARSNNEYLGHVMAGDPAGLGARARVEALLDELRSGLVIR encoded by the coding sequence GTGGCTCATCTGCTGATGGTCGAGAGCTGGGTCGGGTCGATGAGCAGACTCCTGCCACGGGCGATCCGGGAGGGAGGGCACGAGTTCACCTTCCTCACCCGCGACCTGCACCACTACCTCCGCTCGGCACCCGAGGGCACGGCCCACCCGCTGCTCGGCGCCCGCCATGTGATCACCGCCGACACCAACGACACCGACGCCCTGCTGCCGGAGATCGAGCGGCTGCACGCGGTGCTGCGCTTCGACGGGGTGCTCACGTCCTGCGACTACTACCTGCCGGCCGTGGCCCGGATCGCCGCGCGGCTGGGGCTGCCCGGTGCCGCCCCGGAGGCGGTGGAGGCCGCCTGCCGCAAGGACGCCACCCGTCGGATCCTCGCCGAAGCGGGGGTTCCGGGGCCGCGGTTCGCCGTGCACGAGGAGTGGGCCGACCTGAGCCGGGCGGCGGACGGCATCGGCTATCCGCTGGTCGTCAAGCCGGTCGACCTGTGCGGGGGCATGTACGTGCGGCGTGTGGACGACGAGGAGCAACTCGCCGCCTGCGTGAGGGAACTGGCCGCCTTCCCCGTCAACGCCCGCGGCCAGCGCCGGGCGCCGGCGGTCCTGTTGGAGGAGCTGCTGGACGGCCCCGAGGTGAGCGTCGAGACGGTGTCGCACGCGGGCACGGTGCAGGTGGTCGGCGTGACCGACAAGAGCATCGGCGGGGCGCCCGCGTTCATCGAGACCGGGCACATGTTCCCGGCCGCGCTCGCCGCCGACGACGCCGAGGCCGCCGGGCGGACCGCCCTCGCGGCGCTGGAGGCGCTCGGTCTGACCGACGGTGTGGTGGCCCACACCGAGATCAAGCTGACCTCCGCCGGTCCGCGTGTGGTCGAGGTCAACCCGCGCCCCGCGGGCAACCGCATCACCGAACTGGTCCGCCATGTGACCGGCGTCGACCTGGCCGCCGCCTTCGTGGAGGTGTCCCTGGGCCGCGAGCCCGATCTGCGGGGCGGCGACACCGGGCTGCGCAGCGCGGCCGTCGGGTTCCTCGTGCCGGAGACCTCGGGCACCGTCGAATCCCTGGACGACGGCGGCCTCGGAGCGGCGCCGGGCGTGCTGGAGGTGGGGCTGCCCGGGCCGGGCCGGCAGGTGAGCGCGGCGCGCAGCAACAACGAGTACCTCGGGCACGTCATGGCCGGCGACCCCGCCGGGCTGGGCGCCCGCGCCCGGGTCGAGGCCCTCCTCGACGAGCTGCGGTCGGGGCTGGTGATCCGATGA
- a CDS encoding class I SAM-dependent methyltransferase: MRSSDDGDGRYGEAVFRPEQAGEGERIDYGALAYDDVTLTRLRSLGVGPGWRCLDVGAGTGTVSLGLLTGAGVASVLAVDRDVRFLRARQMLGLDVLEADVTAPDFAPGRFRLVHARFVLMHVPERERLIRALAELVEPGGVLVLGDAVDLTSDRAAGLPDDTPYSVVMRAMWRGLGDTIGTDVSWVPSYPHLLREAGLVSVGAEIHVPPLLPGSPISRFWADTWERSRAAMRATGLVGDADIDAAIRYLDSGDCAALSAGMLTAWGHRPQE; the protein is encoded by the coding sequence ATGAGATCTTCCGACGACGGCGACGGGCGGTACGGCGAGGCCGTGTTCCGTCCCGAACAGGCCGGCGAGGGCGAGCGCATCGACTACGGCGCCCTGGCCTACGACGACGTCACGCTGACCCGGCTGCGGTCCCTGGGGGTCGGTCCGGGGTGGCGCTGCCTCGACGTGGGGGCCGGTACGGGGACGGTCTCTCTGGGGCTGCTGACCGGGGCCGGGGTGGCGAGCGTGCTCGCCGTGGACCGGGACGTACGGTTCCTGCGCGCGCGGCAGATGCTCGGACTGGACGTGCTGGAGGCCGACGTCACCGCCCCGGACTTCGCCCCCGGCCGATTCCGGCTCGTGCACGCGCGGTTCGTGCTGATGCACGTGCCCGAGCGGGAGCGTCTGATCAGGGCGCTGGCCGAACTCGTCGAGCCCGGCGGTGTGCTGGTGCTCGGTGACGCCGTCGATCTGACGAGCGACCGGGCCGCCGGACTGCCGGACGACACGCCGTACAGCGTCGTGATGCGGGCGATGTGGCGCGGGCTCGGGGACACCATCGGCACCGATGTCTCCTGGGTGCCCTCGTATCCGCATCTGCTGCGCGAGGCGGGGCTGGTGTCCGTCGGCGCCGAGATCCACGTACCGCCGTTGCTGCCGGGCAGTCCCATCAGCCGTTTCTGGGCGGACACTTGGGAGCGGAGCAGGGCGGCGATGCGCGCCACCGGTCTGGTCGGCGACGCGGACATCGACGCGGCGATCCGGTACCTGGACTCCGGGGACTGCGCCGCCCTGTCGGCCGGCATGCTCACCGCCTGGGGGCACAGGCCCCAGGAGTAG
- a CDS encoding molybdopterin-dependent oxidoreductase, producing the protein MTGPSLAAAGTAVGPLAEVVLAGDVARPYRLTVPDLLAWPQRQADVAFECATSGVQRHRFTGPLLHDVLADAGPVFDPARRKDRLRFLIAVRGADGHHALLSWAEIDPDFGQAPVLLAATVDGTPLDRAGPQLVLPQDRCGARHISAIDTIRVDGGYRAWT; encoded by the coding sequence GTGACAGGTCCCTCTCTCGCAGCCGCCGGTACGGCCGTCGGGCCGCTGGCGGAAGTCGTGCTCGCCGGTGACGTGGCCCGGCCGTACCGTCTGACGGTGCCCGACCTGCTGGCCTGGCCCCAGCGGCAGGCGGACGTCGCCTTCGAGTGCGCCACCAGCGGCGTCCAGCGCCACCGCTTCACCGGCCCGCTCCTGCACGACGTGCTCGCGGACGCCGGCCCCGTCTTCGACCCCGCCCGGCGCAAGGACCGACTGCGCTTCCTGATCGCCGTGCGCGGCGCGGACGGTCACCACGCCCTGCTGTCGTGGGCGGAGATCGACCCCGACTTCGGACAGGCGCCCGTGCTGCTCGCCGCCACCGTCGACGGCACCCCGCTCGACCGCGCCGGTCCGCAACTCGTGCTCCCGCAGGACCGTTGCGGTGCCCGCCACATCAGCGCCATCGACACGATCCGCGTGGACGGCGGCTACCGGGCGTGGACGTGA